The DNA window gatctcattggtcagatttatccgccatcgagtaaaggacataaatttatcctggttgctaccgattattttacaaagtgggttgaggcaattcctttaaaaaaggtgacatcggtcaatatgattgattttgtgaaagagcatattgtttaccgatttggtattcctcagactatcactaccgatcagggcactatgtttacatcaggagaatttgatgagtttgctgtaggtatgggaattaaaattttaaattcttctccatattatgctcaagctaatggtcaagctgaggcttctaacaaagggatcatcaaactcattaagcgcaaaattgaagaaaatcctaggaggtggcatacagtattaaatgaagccttgtggtcatatcggatgtcatgtcatggtgcaaccaaagtaacgccttatcagttagtatatggacacgatgcagtattgccttgggaaattaaggttggctctagacgaatacgttctcaagatcagctgacagccgatgattataatactcttatgaaggatgagttggaagatgtggcgggtcatcggttaagggctttagttagtatcgaagaaaataagaaaagagtagctagatggtataacaagaaggtgaaagtaaaagagtttgccgatggagatctggtctggaaattgattttaccgattgggactaaaagttcaaagtttggaaagtggtctcctaattgggaaggtccatatcggataaatcagtctgttcctggtaatgcatatattttagaaaccctcgaaggggttgtgtttcccagagcgataaatggaaaatatttaaagaaatattaccctagtatctggatagatgcataaaagtataaagtgccgatacaataaataagattacacgttcaacaaggattggatagctaatatcgcacgcaggcgaatctggtcggcttcctccatttccttgatatcgtcatcggcggcaccctccacaggcttgagttttttcttcatggctaaagctttgcgagcttggatatctctttcttgctgaagggtcttgatggcatcgggtagctggctttcttcttgttgggcatgagttaaggctgcctcaacttctttcagttcagccaatagagccatcttccttgctgataaatctaagattttctgcttaagttcagcgcccgaagtctacaagttgccgatgcccttgtgcttctcatcggcaatctgtttcagttgtagcatctcttctttgagttgagcctgagctgctctatcggcaatgcgctgagcggcccgttgatattgcagttggcggctttctaggtgagctgctgggaagagtacttcttcaacatcggcagggacctggccccgAATTGTTTTGaagattgcctttgcggggtccgagtcatctaccagttgggcggtaccttgttgtagcaagttcaggagggtttccaacttggatttagtctctgccgatattgttcccagtgcaagagaagaacttgtctcctctccatcgtcgtcagaaatatcaatggcaaaggaaaataggctgttcggggagtcttgttcctgagagagagagagggagatcagttaggggtaagtatgagtattgtaaatcaactaggctgatcggtttacctgtttcaaggcaatttcttgtgcttgactggaggaagcaacctggagtatgtcgtgtgggggatcggctgagcttgccgatgggatatcctctgtgacttcatcgatggtgggctcttgaggtatgacggccgatgacattggggcagatgtagggatcggcatagacctttgtcgttttggctgtgcttcagtatctgttgaagctttgcgttttgcttgggcatcggcaacgatgggctggggggcatcgacacttgttggttgtgaagcttggacatctggtacgtttgccgatgtacccaattgttgctgcaaaacaagtgtaagagatgatatttaacaagtaaaatgtaaagtcaagaagctacctctgaaggttcatcgaaggaagtggtgcttgatatcggcggaattgccgatgacgatccagtagtagctcttaccccctgatgattaaggttaatacagtttgtgatcggcataagtaaaaataaacgaggttgttaccttaaatgctttgaccaaggttgtagcagcagccgatggagtagccctggatgtagccaatttggacttggaagtgatggtcttggtacgaatcttctggtgggtcaaagcggctaaggtgggagcgttgtagccgatcagcGATGTTGGGAAAataggccggagattgaagggtttcccacttttgctcaccgatggtgctgggttgttaacctgttacaagagaatcggttactgatatatgaagggaaaagcagaagggagttaaaggaaacttaccgcgtcgtcagggatggcgtattcagggtcgatcatgtgccgatatgtgtgagcagaagttgcgaacagttgttctttccactcttgccaccattgcttatatgactcagtgatgaaagatattggtgtccaggtggatatatcaacatctgtagtatcggcatcgggggagagttgtactaccttgttccaatctgttccgcaggtgattgtttccctgggtttgatcacatcggcaaagcagagtttgattggcaattgcccaaaagccaattggcgggatactgccgatgggttgtaaaattcataagtaATGTTGGtatttttcccgctgccgaatgtgtttactggaattgccctgggagtaatgatagccatcatgagctcattatcttgattcagagtgttatcggcaaagttgaaaagaagggggaatctgttgtcttcgtcaatataaggcacccaggccctatgatcacgagaaagaccattgtagaagctttgaaagaatctgccgatttggtcttcgttggcttctgttccaggaaggacaattatggcttcaccaaaattgaagggtgagcgtgttgccgattcatcatccccaagcacatagtcttcagcaatttctcgtgggaattgttgagcaaaaaagtcccattgcaaacgtttgtgcatatgggcattcagccacatgttgataaaccaccacgggcctcccagattgccgatgggttcgccgagcaaaagtttctgagacacttgatgaagaagatgataagtggagctcagaaggtatcagccaagaggaaaccttacgccattagccaaaagttcagctgcagggaggaaggcgttggttggtcctactgatcgaccacagaagatgaatttttccaaccacatattcaggaatgtggcatgttccctctggttaactgtcccggtcttctggtattcttgaatgtatcctgtccaaccgccgatgttgcgggtatttaccctgtattcaggctttctaccatagatggagccttcatcggcagttgagatgtccaagccagtaagcatatggatatcggcaagggtaggagtggctgggccatgtccaaacataaaagtattggtcgtgtctgaccagaaataagcagctgcaatcatcattgattcatttttctgcatatcggtaatagatagcctaatgcattggtctaatcttcgttctgcccagtatacttgcatcgatctattaactctcaagtaccaatctttccaccccttggtggttttgggccaagatcggaatgtgtctttccacaaattcagagaaaaattttgggctctaaaggggattctgttaacctctgcattgatcagatcggttggatctgggttgcccattggaccgaggcattggacgtgcggttgatcggttgggataattaatttgttgcgcagttcctaaggttatagaatccagagaacagaagaaaggaaaaatcaccgactgaatgaatttgcgaaaagattaaagtaaagggtaatggaagtggagcgaaccgcggggacgtcgaagttgatggccatggtcctgaggaaacttgaagttagcgccggagaagggttctccttggttgaggtcgcgcggttgttcgtcggagtcgccgccggagagagaaaatgccgaggattggaggctgaaagtagaaaatgagggttccggagaaatctatttataagccgcccggagtaagggtattttggacttatctctatatcgcgcgcatataggtcgagacggttcagaaggatatggtaactgttcgcacgataatcaggggattgtacagatgagttgatgacaagtaatcatgacttggaagggatatcgatacaggatattttaattctgaaaatggcagcattatcatgttaagatcttgccgatgggttattgcttcggtatcttaaccataatcagggcaagagtggttggcgattgtgcgatatttactgaagtgcgtgaatcaagattagatttgattggatttgataacaaatcaagttttggcttggagaatgagttacggtaatcgggcgaaggcaagcgttatctggagtaaatttcggagcattaatggttttatactccgaaattggggggcatgtgttgacaccgtttttttgcacgtgtcaaaataatcgagtggactaatcggcaaggggaaagttattgaatactttgataaccgatgaaagccagcttgtaaagatggttgccgatagctggtgatggtcgatggaaaggttgatttggactcggacgttgccgatgaggttggaggtgttgttgtcaatgccgatgaagggaggctggaagactactgccgatgaaacagggaatatgccgatgaaggaaggctggaagactactgccgatgaaacagggaatatgccgatgaaggaaggcttgaagactactgccgatgaaatagggagtatgccgatgggaaggaggacagtgaggtttccatcgtaattgaggcggacagggaaatagatagaagttgatttccttttctatattagttagagtatgattcatgtaagagtcacgtgtttccttagatatgggattggtgtcctagttgtgtttggttgtgtctctttagatcagggtataaatatggagtaaggggcaatgtaagagatatatcaatcaacatcaaaaccaacttttactcctatttgcatctacttacttttcggcgacttcgtcaatttgcatactttttctttttttacgagttctcattgaatcggcgagctgcatcgtttcagtgcgaccttcggcgattctcgagttccgcgtgagcacctcttggccgtgacttctgggcgtatcgctgttgtcaggactaaagtgttcgtatcttcatccttgtcgattaacaggtcaaatcgactggcacgctttggatatcgattcgggtattagccctttgtgtttgcagatccacttttgcatcaacagtcaccttgctgcttggacaaATGGAGCTCATCGTTGTGGAGCTCGCCTCGGCGCGAAGCTCGATGCCACAGAGTATGCAGAGGTCACTGGTACGAAGCTCGTCGGTGGCACGGACCTCGGCAGTGGCCACGGTAGTAAGATGGAGTGTGGCTGCGATGGGAGGCGCGAGTCTAGGTGGGGGAGGCACGCGGTGTGGGCGAGTAGCACAAGTCGGGGCAGCGCCGGCGGAGTCCGTCCCACGAGCCGCGAGCAGGAGCGGTGCTAGCGAGCGGACGTCCCGCGAGCGGGGGCGGCACCGGCGAGCGGACGTCCGGTGAGCAGTGGGCATCGTGGGCGAGGGCGGCATAGGCGGAGTCTGTCCGATGAGCGGGGTGCGGCGCTGGCGAGCGGAGTCCGTCCCGCGTCTGCGGAGCGCGCAGCGCAGCCGTGTTCGGACGGGAGTCACAGGACGGATGCCCGTAACATATCATTATCAATTTACATATAGCAACCTGATTAATCACACTAGTGGTTCTATTATAACATAATTTAGGGCCTATTTGGTAGGGCTTCTCCCTATCCCCAGCTTAGGCTCGTCCAGAGAAACGATACCAAACGTTTTATAGGAGGAGCCATTTTCAGTGAAAAAAAGAGGAGCCAAAACCGTTTTGGAGACCTCAGGAGGAGCCCAAGGAAGAGCCCtatcaaacacccccttaatatGTCAAATTTGGCTATATCTCCTCACGTAAAATATATATCTAGAGCCAAATTTTAGTGTCAACAACATGCCTTTTTACTGGTGGCACATGTCTGCTGGACGGCTCATTTGCCACCCAAACAGAAAAACTGCAACCGGGCCTATTTCCTGTTGTACATTAATTTCCTCGCCTCCTGTCTCTCCTATTCTGACGGTAAATGTGTGATCCCAAGGCTTCTGTTAGTTACAGGTTTATGGCTGCCGTTGCCCCATGCTTTCCCGGGAAAATCCAAGAGCTGCATGCCCTCCCATCTCCCGCCAAATGTGGCCAGTCGCTGCCTTTCCCTCCGGATTCAAATATCCCTCGTCTCGCTTCCGACCTCTCGTCCAATCTTTTGGCCACCACCGTTTGCACCCTCCTTCCCAGGGCCACGATGAGGGCGCCTCTCCTCTCCTTCGTCCTCCTCTTGGCCGTCGTCGCCACCGTGCCCCTGGTCCCGGCggtgagcaagggtgaagaagctGGTACCCCCGCTGAGGAAAATGGAGGCTCTATCAAGCCCCTGTCCCTCGACGGATATGGACCACTGGAGAAGGCTGCCAAGAAGCCCAAGAAGCAGATCTTGGACGCGCAAGCTACTCCGAAGATGATCCCCGACACCTATAATCAGAAACCCATTGAAGAACAAGCTGAAACGGCCACGACATCCACTGCTGATGACCAACCCGACAAATATGTGGCGTATCTAGTTCctaacgaggaggaggaggaagctcCTGCGAAGGTAAAGAAGGAGAAATCTGATGAGTCGGCGGATGAATCTGCTTAtcataagaaagaaaagaaggtaaagaaggaaaagaagaagtcAGATTATTTGGATGATGAATCCACATCatccaagaaggaaaagaaggagaaatcTGATGATTCTGATGTATCCACGtcttccaagaagaagaagaaggcgaggACTGACGATTCTGACGAAGATGCATCTCTtcataagaaggaaaagaaggagaagtcTGTATCTGGCAAGAAACACAAGAAGGATAAGTCTGATGATGATTCGGACAGTACATCTCCCAAGAAAGAAAAGCAGGAGAAATCTGTCGATTCGGATGCATCTGCATATTTcaacaaggaagagaagaaatccGGCGATTCGGAGGAAGCCACGTCTCTGAAAAagcaaaagaaggagaagaagaagaagaagaaaaagaaggaaaaatCCGAGGAGAACTCGGAGGAGGACGCTGCGCCCGTCGACGTCTCCACGGACGGCCAATATGTGTCGTCTCCCAAGGAGGAAAAATCCAGCGAGGACGCCATGCCGGTCGACGTCTCCACCACCACCGGCCAATACGTATCTTCTTCGAAGACCGACGTCAAGCCCAACGGAGGTGAGCGTCAGATCTCCACCAATACGGATGCGTACGCATCCCCAAAGCAGGACACCAGTAGCCAGCCCAAGGGTGGCGCTTCCGACGAGCTTCCGCCGGCCGCCAAGAGCTCCGCCACGGATGCATACGCATCTCCAAAGCAGCAGGTCGTCAGCAGCAGCCAGCCCATGGCCGGTGGTTCTCTCGACGAGCTTCCGCCGGCGGCCAAGAGCTCCGCCACCCCCAACCCGTACTTATCTTCAAAGCAGCAGGTCGTCAGCAGCCAGCCCATGGCCGGTGGGTCTCCCGACGAGCTTCCGCCGCAGGCCAAGAGCTCTGCCACCCCTGACCCGTACGCGAACGTGCCCAACGAGCCGGTAGCGGGGAAGCCGAAGCTGTCGATGGAGACGTTCTCGGGGATGATCAAGAGGCCGATCGCCAAGATCCTGAGCCCGGTGATCAAGGGCGTGTGCGCCAAGACGGAGTACCCGGAGGACTGCGAGTCCTCCATCGGCGGCCTACCCGGGGCCGCGTCGGCAGCGGCGACGGACAGCGTGGGCGTGCTGAAGCTGGCCATGGAGGCGGTGCGGCAGAAGGTGATCGTGGCTATGAACGCGGCGACGGACCGGATGAACGTGCCGGGGACGGACGCCACGACCAAGGACGCGCTCGACTCGTGCACGTCGTCGTACAGCGACATCAAGACGAGCCTGGACTCGGTGGACGACGCGCTCAAGCGCGGCGACGTCGACACGGCGCACACCAACCTAGACTCGGTGGAGACGGACATCACCACCTGCGACGACGGATTCCAGGAGCACGGCATCCCGTCGGTCATGACCGACCATGAccaggagctccagaagctcgccagcaacctcctctccatcgGCGCCGCCATCCATCActagaagggagaagggaggagtggCCGTGCAGGCGTGCACAcacgcgtgcatgcatgcatttgcGTTTTCATCTGAAGAATTCGGTTGTAAATTTGTAAACGAGGAAGAAAAGCACCTCGATTAACCTGTAGCTGCTATGATCCTTTGATTGGACGAGTTCACTATGTATAACAGTATATATGATTGTGATTGTGAATgtttcgaaaaaaaaaactagtataTAATATTTGTGAATTGCCATGTTGTAGCCTTGATACTCCCTCTAATTGTACGGTGACTGTTCGCTGTTGCTGCGATACGGAattgaaagaagaaaaaaagaaaaaggtaaaAAGAATAGAAGAAAAGGACATTCCGAGAATTGAACTCGGGACATGTTATTTTAGTTTGACTCGTAGTTTTTGTAAAATATCTATGTTACAACTAGTACAAAAGGCAATTTTAGAGGTGGATTTTTCGATTTATAGAGGCAATACCAACCAACCATATTTATCAAATGGTTTTTTGTTAATGaatcatttgtagaggcggtcggCCAGGCTACCTATATAAACTGATGAAAAAGAAGAAGTATTAACTTGTTTGCCTTTATATTCCTTAAAAAAAATACTTGTCTGCCTTTATAAATAGCATTTACAGAGGTGGTCTTAAATACCACTTTATAAATGTTTTATAAATGCACCTTTACCTGCTGGTGCAGCAGGCATTTACTAAGCTTTTTCTATATAGAGAATAAGAAAAAGTAGGAAATATCGTAATTGATGGCAAAAATGTTATCCATGGTCAATGAAGTGTCCAGGTTCCACACCGTTAGTGTTCTAAAAAAACAGTGCGTTCTATGCACTGATGGCTATAATATACCGAAAAAAATCTTTGCGAAATGAATATTTTCCTGTATGGCACTGTAAAAATTCATGATATATCTTTTTTCGAACCACATTATAGATATTTGTTGTGAACCGGCATACATGAATGCCCTACCTTAACTAAGAGAATCTGCTGGTATATCTTAAGATTGACGGAGTCATCTCAAACATATTTTGTTGCCAACGGGCACGTTGCCTACTACTTAAAAAACAGCTTCATAGTTTCACTAGAGAGAGGAGTGGCCATGGATAAATGCATTGCTTTTCAACAGTGACTGATTCCAAGAATTGAACTTAATTAGGACCTCTCACACTGCAGGCAAGATTTTACTACTAGAACAAAAAGATCATCTTTTATACACACCATTTTGATGAATATGGCTGTGTGCTACCTTACTCATGTTAGAACTATTATTCCAAACAACCATATTTTAAGCACACAACACGGATGAATAGAGCAGTAGTAGCACTTTTTTATACAAGAAGGGTCACACTTTATGGATCAGCAACGAGAAATTTTCATCTATAAATTAATTGGTACCTTCTCAAGTGGAATACAAACAACGAGTAAACGAAACAAATCTTCCCCATGGATCAATGAATCATGGAGAGCTGTACTCTAAGATACGTATTGAGAGATTGGAGAAAAACAAAACCGGGATATATTTACAGAAGTCAAGATTCACGTGATTATCAAGTTCAAACAAAGTATTATAAAAAAACCACTATAGAATTGCTGCCATATGTCCTAGTTCTGAACAGGAACATGAACATAGAGTGTGTGGCACAGTAGGTCCAAAGAAGAACTAGATGAAAATAGATAAAAACTCTTCTGCCAGGCAGCCTGACCGTCTCACGATGATGTTCCTCCGGAAGCATCATTGGAGGAACCTCACCTACCACCATCCGTGCGTTGGCATTTTGCTTGAACAAGCATGACGAAACATATGGCAAAAAAAGTGCCTCCGAGGTGTTAATCTTTTCCCAAGGCAGCAGGCTTTTACTTGCCTGAGCTGTATCCGTACTGTATCATGTCATTCCAAAGTTTACGATGcaattccttctcttgttctgtGTTACAAATGTCTCTTGTCACTTGTAAGTCATCCTAAACTTGGGAGTTTCCATCTATGGTAAAACTATGTTCAATGTTTCATATCCAGTGCTACTTGTTCGAATAAGTCATTCTGAACTTAGGAGTATCTATCTATGGTAAAACTATGTTTAAAGTTTCATATCCTGTGCTACTTGTTTCAATTTATTGGTTCTTTGTTGTTACTCCTCGAATATCTCCATTCTACGAGTTAACAAGGTACTCCAAAAAGCTCGTCAAAGTTTGACTAATATGGCCATGCTAAAGTGACCTCTAGTTTGAAATAGAGTGTGTGTACAACATTGGTATGCTGAAGTTCACGGATTAAATTTGAAGGGCACGATTAAACTTACATACTAATGTACCTAGAATCCACTAATCCGTGTTATGATTCCCCCGCACGCTGGGGGGCCACGGGAGCAGCGCGAAGAGCCGCAAAGAGGACGAAATATATCACAAGCAAAATGAGCAATAAAACTGTTTTATCAAATATACTTATTGATCATTTTGCTTGTGTAGCTCAAATATACTTATTGATCAGTTTTAGATATACGCTGTTTTATTTTTCTGACAAAACTGTTTGAGCTACACATGAtcattttttataatttttctgacAAATAGTTTGATCATGTATGGCCACTCCGCTCAGTATTTTTTTGACAAAACTGCTTGATCATTTTTATCTATATTGCAAACCTGCACGCATGCAtgccctacccctatgagcacaccTGGATGATTGAGTTGGTAGATTTTGAGACTAACGGAGTCACCTTATGCATTTTGCTGTGGACGGGCAGGTTGCCTACCGCCAAAAAGAGTAAAATAGTGTTATAGTTTTGCTAGAGAGAGGAGTGGCCATACATGAATGCATCACTTTTTCATCTGGGATTGTGATTCCAAGAATTGAACTCATGACCTCTCACACGGTAAGCAAGAATCGTACCACTAGAACAAAAAGATCATCTTTTAAGCACACCATTCTGATGAACATAACAGTGGTACTTTTTTCCATATTAGAACTATTATTCCAAACATCCATATTCTGAGCACACAATACAGATGAATATAGCAGTAGTAACACTTTTTTTA is part of the Miscanthus floridulus cultivar M001 chromosome 9, ASM1932011v1, whole genome shotgun sequence genome and encodes:
- the LOC136482885 gene encoding uncharacterized protein produces the protein MRAPLLSFVLLLAVVATVPLVPAVSKGEEAGTPAEENGGSIKPLSLDGYGPLEKAAKKPKKQILDAQATPKMIPDTYNQKPIEEQAETATTSTADDQPDKYVAYLVPNEEEEEAPAKVKKEKSDESADESAYHKKEKKVKKEKKKSDYLDDESTSSKKEKKEKSDDSDVSTSSKKKKKARTDDSDEDASLHKKEKKEKSVSGKKHKKDKSDDDSDSTSPKKEKQEKSVDSDASAYFNKEEKKSGDSEEATSLKKQKKEKKKKKKKKEKSEENSEEDAAPVDVSTDGQYVSSPKEEKSSEDAMPVDVSTTTGQYVSSSKTDVKPNGGERQISTNTDAYASPKQDTSSQPKGGASDELPPAAKSSATDAYASPKQQVVSSSQPMAGGSLDELPPAAKSSATPNPYLSSKQQVVSSQPMAGGSPDELPPQAKSSATPDPYANVPNEPVAGKPKLSMETFSGMIKRPIAKILSPVIKGVCAKTEYPEDCESSIGGLPGAASAAATDSVGVLKLAMEAVRQKVIVAMNAATDRMNVPGTDATTKDALDSCTSSYSDIKTSLDSVDDALKRGDVDTAHTNLDSVETDITTCDDGFQEHGIPSVMTDHDQELQKLASNLLSIGAAIHH